The following coding sequences lie in one Brevibacterium marinum genomic window:
- a CDS encoding RNA polymerase sigma factor gives MREVSTLAKGEHVPRVDKESTTVTEKSEGTAAKTSTGGSKTAAASKGAKKTTAAKKTTADKSATTKSTAAKVAKEAASKKTTAKATETKKTDDVLETSEVVEPAADALATEQSPAEATETKNSEEKEKNAAVTEAGGFIVSDTDEEDAPAQQVISAGATADPVKDYLKQIGKVALLNAAEEVDLAKRIEAGMYAEHLLNEGEIPEPRESMDYKWIVHDGRIAKNHLLEANLRLVVSLAKRYTGRGMLFLDLIQEGNLGLIRAVEKFDYTKGFKFSTYATWWIRQAITRAMADQARTIRIPVHMVEVINKLARVQRQMLQDLGREPSPEELAKELDMTPERVVEVQKYGREPISLHTPLGEDGDSEFGDLIEDSEAVVPSDSVSFTLLQEQLHSVLDTLSEREAGVVSMRFGLNDGQPKTLDEIGKVYGVTRERIRQIESKTMAKLRHPSRSQVLRDYLD, from the coding sequence ACAAGGAATCCACGACGGTGACGGAGAAGTCGGAGGGGACGGCCGCCAAGACCTCCACCGGTGGGTCCAAGACCGCTGCGGCCTCGAAGGGAGCCAAGAAGACCACTGCGGCCAAGAAGACGACGGCCGACAAGTCTGCCACGACGAAGTCCACGGCGGCAAAGGTGGCGAAGGAGGCCGCGTCGAAGAAGACGACGGCTAAGGCCACCGAGACGAAGAAGACCGACGACGTGCTCGAGACGAGCGAAGTCGTCGAACCGGCAGCGGACGCACTTGCCACCGAGCAGAGTCCCGCCGAGGCGACCGAGACGAAGAACTCCGAAGAGAAGGAGAAGAACGCCGCCGTCACGGAGGCGGGTGGCTTCATCGTCTCCGACACCGATGAGGAGGACGCACCTGCGCAGCAGGTCATCTCCGCAGGTGCCACCGCGGACCCGGTCAAGGACTACCTCAAGCAGATCGGCAAGGTCGCACTGCTCAATGCGGCCGAAGAAGTCGATCTGGCCAAGCGCATCGAGGCGGGAATGTACGCCGAGCATCTGCTCAACGAGGGCGAGATCCCCGAACCCCGTGAGTCGATGGACTACAAGTGGATCGTCCACGATGGACGGATCGCGAAGAACCACCTGCTCGAGGCGAACCTCCGACTCGTCGTCTCGCTGGCCAAGCGCTACACCGGCCGAGGAATGCTCTTCCTCGACCTCATCCAGGAGGGCAACCTGGGTCTCATCCGTGCGGTCGAGAAGTTCGACTACACGAAGGGCTTCAAGTTCTCGACCTACGCGACGTGGTGGATCCGTCAGGCCATCACTCGCGCCATGGCGGACCAGGCCCGCACCATCCGAATTCCGGTGCACATGGTCGAGGTCATCAACAAGCTTGCACGGGTCCAGCGCCAGATGCTGCAGGACCTCGGCCGCGAGCCGAGCCCCGAAGAGCTCGCCAAGGAACTCGACATGACGCCGGAGCGCGTCGTCGAGGTTCAGAAGTACGGCCGCGAGCCGATCTCACTGCACACCCCGCTCGGCGAAGACGGTGACTCGGAGTTCGGCGACCTCATCGAGGACTCCGAAGCTGTCGTGCCGTCCGACTCTGTCAGCTTCACACTGCTGCAGGAGCAGCTGCATTCGGTCCTCGACACCCTGTCAGAGCGCGAAGCCGGTGTCGTGTCGATGCGCTTCGGCCTCAACGACGGACAGCCGAAGACCCTCGACGAGATCGGCAAGGTCTACGGTGTGACACGTGAGCGGATACGTCAGATAGAGTCCAAGACAATGGCGAAGTTGCGGCACCCCTCACGGTCACAGGTGCTGCGCGACTACCTTGACTGA
- a CDS encoding N-acetylmuramoyl-L-alanine amidase: MSTSRRTLIPFLCTFLTLQGLVGCGSNPPSPESSSPSPVVPEGASESQSSGQSAEKETSTKTEKTSHAGVDLSGRTIAIDPGHNGGNASHPDEIARQVPDGRGGTKQCNTTGTATDSGFPETDFTWAVGQMLEAELEDAGAEVVMSREDNDGVGPCVDERGTFADDADLMVSIHANGSESTQSKGFHVIVADPGTSDEAEDGSNRLAKAMSKAMADPFTPNRAYGKNAISRRPDLGGLNNASVPAVIVECGEMRNPSEATMMESEAGQRKYADALMRGVVEWY, encoded by the coding sequence ATGTCTACCAGTCGTCGCACCCTGATTCCTTTCCTCTGCACTTTCCTCACACTGCAGGGACTCGTCGGCTGCGGGTCGAATCCGCCGAGCCCCGAGTCGTCCTCGCCCTCACCGGTGGTGCCGGAGGGAGCCTCCGAATCCCAGAGCTCGGGCCAGAGCGCTGAGAAGGAGACTTCGACGAAGACTGAGAAGACCAGTCACGCGGGCGTCGACCTCAGCGGACGCACGATCGCCATCGACCCCGGCCACAACGGCGGCAATGCCTCACACCCCGATGAGATCGCCCGGCAGGTCCCCGATGGGCGAGGCGGAACCAAACAGTGCAACACCACTGGGACCGCGACCGATTCCGGCTTTCCCGAAACGGATTTCACCTGGGCCGTCGGGCAGATGCTGGAGGCCGAACTCGAAGACGCCGGCGCCGAGGTGGTCATGAGCCGCGAGGACAACGACGGCGTGGGCCCCTGTGTGGACGAACGCGGCACGTTCGCCGATGACGCCGACCTCATGGTCAGCATCCACGCCAATGGCAGCGAATCGACGCAGTCCAAGGGATTCCACGTCATCGTCGCCGACCCGGGCACCTCCGATGAGGCAGAGGACGGATCGAACAGGCTGGCTAAGGCGATGAGCAAAGCGATGGCCGATCCCTTCACTCCGAACCGGGCTTACGGGAAGAACGCGATCAGCCGTCGGCCCGATCTGGGCGGACTCAACAATGCCTCGGTGCCCGCCGTCATCGTCGAGTGCGGCGAGATGCGCAATCCCAGTGAGGCCACGATGATGGAGTCCGAAGCCGGTCAGAGGAAATACGCCGACGCCCTGATGCGCGGAGTCGTGGAGTGGTACTGA
- a CDS encoding DNA gyrase subunit B has protein sequence MEEESYGARHLSVLSGLEAVRKRPGMYIGTTDSRGLMHCLWEIIDNAVDEALGGFGASIRIELEPDGSVAVSDSGRGIPVDIEPKTGLTGVEVVLTKLHAGGKFGGSSYAASGGLHGVGASVVNALSARLDVEVTRGSKVHKMSFRRGVPGRFDDSSGPPSPEHPFEEFREPTGLDIVRKAKRGVTGTRVQYWADPEIFLSKAEFDYQHLVERARQTAFLVPGLELRIEDRRGVARDETGEVIAERVEVFRFDGGITEFVDHLSIDPPITDTWRLQNTGQFSETVPVLDSSGHLVSKEVEREVGVDIALRWGTGYDTKVKSFVNVVSTPQGGTHLAGFEQASLKAMRKAVEANARKLKLGKDKLEKDDVLAGLTAVVTVQLAEPQFEGQTKEVLGTAAVKQIVAKTVEKQLGAILSSTKRAEKQQAAVLMEKVVAEVKSRISARTHKENQRRKTALEASSLPAKLYDCRDNGVEDTELFIVEGDSAMGTAKAARNSDHQALFPIRGKILNVQKATLSDMLANVECAALIQVIGAGSGRSFDIDTARYGRVVIMTDADVDGAHIRTLLLTLFFRYMKPMVEQGRVFAAVPPLHRVEVVTKRGTPNDIVYTYTEAELHALLKKLEKSKKTYKEPIQRYKGLGEMDADQLAETTMDPSMRTLRRVTMADAEAAETTFELLMGASVGPRKEFIVSGAAALDAERIDS, from the coding sequence GTGGAAGAGGAAAGCTACGGTGCCAGGCACCTGTCCGTGCTGTCGGGCCTGGAAGCGGTTCGCAAGCGGCCGGGGATGTACATCGGGACCACTGATTCCCGAGGGCTGATGCACTGCCTGTGGGAGATCATCGACAATGCCGTCGACGAGGCCCTGGGCGGCTTCGGCGCATCGATCCGCATCGAGCTCGAACCCGATGGCTCGGTGGCGGTCTCGGACAGCGGCCGCGGGATCCCTGTGGACATCGAACCCAAGACCGGCCTGACCGGCGTCGAAGTCGTCCTGACCAAGCTCCATGCGGGCGGTAAGTTCGGTGGCAGCTCCTATGCCGCATCCGGCGGCCTGCACGGAGTCGGCGCTTCGGTCGTCAATGCGCTCTCGGCCCGGCTCGACGTCGAGGTCACACGCGGGTCGAAGGTCCACAAGATGTCCTTCCGCCGAGGTGTTCCCGGGCGGTTCGACGATTCCTCCGGCCCGCCCAGTCCCGAGCATCCGTTCGAAGAGTTCCGCGAACCCACCGGTCTCGACATCGTCCGCAAGGCGAAGAGGGGAGTCACGGGCACCCGGGTCCAGTACTGGGCCGATCCGGAGATCTTCCTGTCCAAGGCCGAATTCGACTACCAGCACCTCGTCGAGCGCGCCCGTCAGACTGCGTTCCTCGTCCCCGGACTTGAGCTGCGCATCGAGGACCGTCGGGGAGTCGCCCGTGACGAGACCGGTGAGGTCATCGCCGAACGCGTCGAGGTCTTCCGCTTCGACGGAGGGATCACCGAGTTCGTCGATCATCTGTCGATCGATCCGCCCATCACCGATACCTGGCGTCTGCAGAACACCGGTCAGTTCAGCGAGACTGTCCCGGTGCTCGACTCCTCCGGACATCTGGTCTCGAAGGAGGTCGAACGTGAGGTCGGCGTCGACATCGCCCTGCGGTGGGGGACCGGATACGACACGAAGGTCAAGTCCTTCGTCAACGTCGTGTCGACTCCCCAGGGCGGCACCCATCTGGCCGGATTCGAGCAGGCGAGCCTGAAGGCAATGCGCAAGGCGGTCGAGGCCAACGCGCGCAAGCTCAAACTGGGCAAGGACAAACTGGAGAAGGACGACGTCCTGGCGGGCCTGACCGCTGTGGTCACCGTTCAGCTGGCCGAACCGCAGTTCGAGGGGCAGACCAAAGAGGTCCTGGGCACCGCCGCCGTCAAGCAGATCGTGGCGAAGACCGTCGAGAAGCAGCTGGGTGCCATCCTGTCCTCGACCAAGCGCGCGGAGAAGCAGCAGGCCGCAGTGCTCATGGAGAAGGTCGTCGCGGAGGTGAAGTCGCGCATCTCCGCTCGCACTCACAAGGAGAACCAGCGGCGCAAAACGGCGCTCGAGGCATCGTCCCTGCCGGCCAAACTCTACGACTGCCGTGACAACGGCGTCGAGGACACGGAGCTGTTCATCGTCGAGGGCGATTCGGCGATGGGCACGGCGAAGGCCGCGCGCAACTCCGACCATCAGGCCCTGTTCCCCATTCGCGGCAAGATCCTCAACGTGCAGAAGGCCACCCTGTCCGACATGCTGGCCAATGTCGAGTGCGCCGCCCTGATCCAGGTCATCGGGGCCGGTTCCGGCCGCAGCTTCGACATCGACACGGCCCGCTACGGTCGTGTCGTGATCATGACCGATGCCGACGTCGACGGTGCTCACATTCGCACGCTGCTGCTGACTCTGTTCTTCCGCTATATGAAGCCCATGGTCGAACAGGGGCGGGTGTTCGCCGCTGTGCCTCCGCTGCACCGGGTGGAAGTGGTCACGAAACGGGGGACGCCCAACGACATCGTCTACACCTACACCGAGGCGGAGCTGCATGCACTGCTGAAGAAGCTCGAGAAGTCGAAAAAGACGTACAAGGAGCCCATCCAGCGCTACAAGGGTCTCGGGGAGATGGACGCAGACCAGTTGGCCGAGACGACGATGGATCCGAGCATGCGCACCCTGCGTCGTGTCACGATGGCCGACGCCGAGGCGGCCGAGACCACGTTCGAACTTCTCATGGGTGCCTCCGTCGGGCCGAGGAAGGAATTCATCGTCTCGGGAGCGGCGGCCCTTGACGCCGAACGCATCGACAGCTGA
- a CDS encoding M56 family metallopeptidase, whose amino-acid sequence MSIVGSALAVLAVLLAWPVPAALSRFRGDPISKVVLWQAVGLSGGLSLIGTALAFAVAPASHSLPEGLWQLVRGHSHAQLSVVAWIFLIIAVLLIGRLLGCLALTFYSARRTRIRHDEILHLLSEPSATYPDTRIIASDEAVAYCLPQGPRKGTAVVSTGLLEVLSDEERAAVIAHERAHLDFRHDVLVIPFAAWHRALPFFSATAIGLNSVNGLIELMADDQARERVDPEILARAVRSAADISPDHRSELSAQRVERLSRPIDPTRIPVRVMSVLIAVGLLFVPSLLLFAPVTSGL is encoded by the coding sequence ATGAGCATCGTGGGATCCGCCCTCGCAGTACTGGCTGTTCTCCTGGCATGGCCGGTTCCGGCCGCGCTCTCGCGTTTTCGCGGGGATCCCATCTCGAAGGTCGTGCTGTGGCAGGCGGTCGGACTCTCCGGCGGACTCTCCCTGATCGGAACGGCTCTGGCTTTCGCCGTGGCACCGGCCTCACACAGCCTGCCCGAAGGTCTCTGGCAGCTCGTCAGAGGGCATTCACATGCACAGCTCTCCGTCGTCGCCTGGATCTTCCTCATCATCGCCGTGCTGCTCATCGGGCGACTGCTCGGGTGTCTGGCACTGACCTTCTATTCGGCGCGCAGAACCCGCATCCGCCATGATGAGATCCTGCATCTGCTCAGCGAACCCTCCGCCACCTACCCGGATACTCGGATCATCGCCTCTGACGAGGCGGTGGCCTACTGCCTGCCGCAGGGTCCACGCAAGGGCACCGCGGTGGTCTCCACGGGTCTGCTCGAGGTCCTCAGTGACGAGGAGCGCGCGGCTGTGATCGCCCATGAGAGGGCGCACCTCGACTTTCGCCACGATGTCCTCGTCATCCCCTTCGCCGCGTGGCACCGTGCTCTGCCGTTCTTCTCCGCGACGGCGATCGGCCTCAACTCGGTCAACGGGCTGATCGAGCTCATGGCCGATGATCAGGCGCGCGAACGTGTCGACCCCGAGATCCTGGCGAGGGCGGTGCGCAGCGCGGCCGATATCAGCCCGGACCATCGAAGCGAACTCTCCGCCCAGCGGGTCGAGCGGCTCTCGCGCCCGATCGACCCGACGCGGATACCCGTCAGGGTGATGTCGGTGCTCATCGCCGTCGGGCTGCTGTTCGTGCCCAGCCTGCTGCTGTTCGCCCCCGTGACCTCGGGGCTCTGA
- a CDS encoding BlaI/MecI/CopY family transcriptional regulator has translation MGTLGELERSVMDAIWVHDDGLSAAELRDALASRDLALTTVHTVLTRLEKKGFVTRDRSIRPHRYLAVSTREDHVAELMTEVLSQAPDRQAVLARFLGTVSEADTKALRNILGRNHSANS, from the coding sequence GTGGGAACACTCGGCGAACTCGAACGCAGCGTCATGGACGCCATCTGGGTACATGACGACGGCTTGAGTGCGGCCGAACTCCGCGACGCCCTGGCCTCACGCGATCTGGCGCTGACCACCGTCCACACCGTCCTGACTCGGTTGGAGAAGAAGGGGTTCGTCACGCGTGACCGCAGCATCCGCCCGCACCGCTACCTCGCGGTCTCAACGCGCGAAGACCATGTGGCAGAGCTGATGACCGAAGTTCTGTCTCAGGCCCCTGATCGCCAGGCGGTCCTCGCCCGCTTCCTCGGCACCGTTTCGGAAGCCGACACGAAGGCTCTGCGCAACATTCTCGGACGCAATCACTCAGCCAATTCCTGA
- a CDS encoding cytochrome ubiquinol oxidase subunit I: MDPVLIGRWQFGITTVYHFWMVPLTLGLGMLVAILQTMYHRTGNEMYLRSTKFFGKLFLINFIMGVATGLVQEFQFGMAWSEYSRFVGDVFGAPLALEALLAFFLESTFLGLWIFGWGRLPRAVHLGSLWCAVIGSWISAYFIIVANSWMQHPVGVEMVDGRPVMTDVWAVMTNNTALAAYSHALCGALAVGGSFLIGISWYHLYRRRKDGIDTIGADGKVVVGAAADVPGRDALDHQVWIRSLRIGAIVGIVAFVGVAITGDIQSKLMFEQQPMKMASAEAACHDGTEFSVLTIGDPASNDCDGVENVFEIPGLLSFLAKGDFDTPVHGVTTLLPDYQEKYGTHLPEDERYGQHSGEKIDYQPIMIVTYWGFRLMIGFGMIAAGVSALSLWLTRKGTVPASPWLKRGALLAITAPFLANSAGWIFTEMGRQPFVVAPNPAQLDGVYMFTQAALSPELTPGMLLFSLISLSLVYGILMVVELRLLIVYIRGGVASAMPELAKTNHTPRITNDEDDVLSFAY, from the coding sequence CTGGATCCGGTCCTCATCGGACGTTGGCAGTTCGGCATCACCACCGTCTACCACTTCTGGATGGTCCCGCTGACTCTCGGCCTCGGCATGCTCGTCGCGATCCTGCAGACCATGTACCACCGCACGGGCAACGAGATGTACCTGCGCAGCACCAAGTTCTTCGGGAAGCTCTTCCTCATCAACTTCATCATGGGAGTTGCGACCGGTCTGGTCCAGGAGTTCCAGTTCGGCATGGCCTGGAGCGAGTACTCGCGCTTCGTCGGGGATGTGTTCGGCGCACCGCTGGCACTGGAGGCGCTGCTGGCGTTCTTCCTCGAATCCACGTTCCTCGGTCTCTGGATATTCGGCTGGGGTCGACTGCCGCGTGCGGTCCATCTGGGCAGCCTCTGGTGCGCCGTTATCGGCTCGTGGATCTCCGCCTACTTCATCATCGTCGCCAACTCCTGGATGCAGCACCCGGTCGGTGTGGAGATGGTCGACGGAAGGCCGGTGATGACCGATGTCTGGGCCGTGATGACGAACAACACGGCGCTTGCCGCCTACAGCCACGCGCTGTGCGGAGCCCTGGCCGTGGGCGGCAGCTTCCTGATCGGCATCTCCTGGTATCACCTGTACCGTCGGCGAAAGGACGGCATCGACACGATCGGAGCTGACGGGAAGGTCGTCGTCGGCGCAGCTGCGGATGTGCCCGGCCGTGACGCGTTGGATCACCAGGTCTGGATTCGGTCTCTGCGCATCGGCGCGATCGTGGGCATCGTCGCCTTCGTCGGAGTGGCGATCACCGGCGACATCCAGTCGAAGCTTATGTTCGAACAGCAGCCGATGAAGATGGCCTCCGCCGAGGCTGCCTGCCACGACGGCACCGAGTTCTCGGTGCTCACGATCGGTGATCCCGCGTCGAACGACTGCGACGGGGTGGAGAACGTGTTCGAGATTCCCGGGCTGCTGTCCTTCCTCGCCAAGGGGGACTTCGACACCCCGGTCCACGGAGTCACGACCCTGCTGCCCGACTATCAGGAGAAGTACGGCACCCATCTGCCCGAAGACGAACGCTACGGACAGCACTCGGGCGAGAAGATCGACTACCAGCCCATCATGATCGTCACCTACTGGGGATTCAGGCTGATGATCGGATTCGGCATGATCGCGGCCGGTGTCAGCGCCCTGAGCCTGTGGCTGACCCGGAAGGGCACTGTTCCCGCCTCGCCCTGGCTGAAGCGCGGTGCGCTGCTGGCGATCACCGCCCCGTTCCTCGCGAACTCCGCGGGCTGGATCTTCACGGAGATGGGACGCCAGCCGTTCGTGGTCGCGCCCAATCCCGCCCAACTCGACGGGGTGTACATGTTCACCCAAGCCGCGCTGTCACCCGAGCTGACTCCCGGGATGCTGCTGTTCTCGCTGATCAGCCTCAGCCTCGTCTACGGCATTCTCATGGTCGTCGAACTCCGCCTGCTCATCGTCTACATCAGGGGAGGGGTCGCCTCGGCGATGCCGGAGCTCGCGAAGACCAACCACACCCCGCGGATCACGAACGACGAAGACGACGTCCTGTCGTTCGCGTACTGA